The Myxococcus guangdongensis genome has a window encoding:
- a CDS encoding sensor histidine kinase: MSLRAWLAATMGGLALLTLVAATALIVLTNAQNHSANTLGNSVDGLHMAEELEIDLLNHFRLSGGAGPQDTRSQLIRGRSVESIEASFPLLLDGLEQNAVSDAERALIQEVEGDFGRYLEAQRGALRLPERTRLAPVVPAMDAALDSLERLVQLNVEEARVARDASADLNRLGNTVGLSLCGLLLVAFVVGSFLLQRIALQPLKDISQSMRRFGVGRKRTRAPVAGPTELRDMARTFNEMANSLTYQQEQQLAFLAGVAHELRNPLSALKLSTALSERSQAQLTPERMHRTLALVGRQVERLDRMVGDLLDATRIEAGKLELRPEVRDARELARGVVELYRSSDSGHVLQLDVPDAPLFVRADPDRLEQVMANLVSNALKYSPAGSRVDVAVRGEQSHVLLLVKDQGIGISEEDMAILFAPFQRLGNPRGKRAPGVGLGLSVARRIVEAHGGNIEVQSAPGAGSTFCVRLARVGGEKSHDAEGPAPEARGGGPDAWH; this comes from the coding sequence ATGAGCCTGCGCGCCTGGCTGGCCGCCACCATGGGCGGACTGGCCCTCCTGACGCTCGTCGCCGCCACTGCGCTCATCGTCCTCACGAACGCGCAGAACCACTCGGCGAACACGCTCGGCAACTCCGTGGACGGGCTGCACATGGCGGAGGAGCTGGAGATCGACCTGCTCAACCACTTCCGCCTCAGCGGCGGCGCGGGCCCGCAGGACACCCGCTCCCAACTCATCCGCGGTCGCTCCGTGGAGAGCATCGAGGCCTCGTTCCCCCTCCTGCTCGACGGGCTGGAGCAGAACGCCGTCTCCGACGCCGAGCGGGCCCTCATCCAGGAAGTGGAAGGAGACTTCGGGCGCTACCTGGAGGCCCAGCGAGGGGCCCTCCGTCTGCCCGAGCGCACGCGTCTGGCCCCCGTGGTGCCCGCGATGGACGCGGCGCTGGATTCACTCGAGCGGCTGGTGCAGCTCAACGTGGAGGAGGCCCGCGTCGCGCGCGATGCCTCGGCGGACTTGAACCGGCTGGGCAACACCGTGGGGCTGTCGCTGTGCGGCCTGCTCCTGGTGGCCTTCGTCGTGGGCTCGTTCCTGCTCCAGCGCATCGCGCTCCAGCCGCTGAAGGACATCAGCCAGTCCATGCGCCGCTTCGGCGTGGGCCGCAAGCGCACGCGCGCGCCGGTGGCGGGACCCACGGAGCTGCGGGACATGGCCCGCACCTTCAACGAGATGGCCAACAGCCTGACGTACCAGCAGGAGCAGCAGCTCGCCTTCCTCGCCGGCGTGGCCCACGAGCTGCGAAACCCCCTGTCCGCGCTGAAGCTGTCCACCGCTCTGTCCGAGCGAAGCCAGGCCCAGCTCACGCCCGAACGCATGCACCGCACGCTGGCGCTGGTGGGACGTCAGGTGGAGCGACTGGACCGCATGGTGGGCGACCTGCTCGACGCCACGCGCATCGAGGCGGGCAAGCTGGAGCTGCGCCCGGAGGTGCGGGACGCGCGCGAGCTGGCGCGGGGCGTGGTGGAGCTGTACCGCTCGAGCGACAGCGGACACGTGCTCCAGCTGGACGTGCCGGACGCGCCGCTCTTCGTGCGCGCGGACCCGGACCGGCTGGAGCAGGTGATGGCCAACCTGGTGAGCAACGCGCTGAAGTACTCACCGGCGGGGAGCCGCGTGGACGTGGCGGTGCGCGGGGAGCAGTCACACGTGCTCCTGTTGGTGAAGGACCAGGGCATCGGCATCTCCGAGGAGGACATGGCCATCCTCTTCGCGCCCTTCCAGCGGCTGGGCAACCCGCGCGGCAAGCGCGCTCCGGGGGTGGGGCTGGGGCTGTCCGTGGCCCGGCGCATCGTGGAGGCGCACGGCGGGAACATCGAGGTGCAGAGCGCGCCCGGGGCGGGGTCCACCTTCTGCGTCCGGCTGGCGCGGGTGGGCGGCGAGAAGTCGCACGACGCCGAGGGACCGGCCCCGGAGGCCCGGGGCGGGGGGCCGGACGCCTGGCACTAG
- a CDS encoding LysR family transcriptional regulator, translating into MRYARVVMNLSAIDLNLFLVLHAVLETGSATDAAKQLHVTQSAVSNALARLREMLGDPLFVRSGRGLVPTPRCEELRPLVVNAVAQLQVAVDGQRFVPEESTRTFTLSCGDNQDVCEVPRVVEAFAQKLPRARLRVVSIDFLIASDGLSTGEVDAALAPQMVAARDGYFSEELYLEEVAFLVRKEHPRLRGSTLTKEEFNASQHIGMVIAQGRPGVGHRYFQEFCKEHGLEFNPTLSVSHFIAAGMAVTRTDYVAGMPGRTADALCAMLPVKRLRLAIHTPPMLMSLIWHERTHADPGARYFRQLMVEVLKEHSMTRAAEPRAKPPAAARRARGR; encoded by the coding sequence GTGCGCTATGCCCGTGTCGTCATGAACCTGTCCGCCATCGACCTGAACCTGTTCCTCGTGCTGCACGCGGTGCTGGAGACGGGGAGCGCCACGGACGCGGCCAAGCAGCTCCACGTCACGCAGTCCGCGGTGAGCAACGCGCTCGCGAGGCTGCGGGAGATGTTGGGGGACCCTCTCTTCGTGCGCAGCGGACGCGGCCTGGTGCCCACGCCGCGCTGCGAGGAGCTCCGGCCGCTCGTGGTCAACGCGGTGGCGCAGCTGCAGGTGGCCGTGGACGGACAGCGCTTCGTGCCCGAGGAGAGCACGCGCACCTTCACGCTGTCGTGTGGCGACAACCAGGATGTCTGTGAGGTGCCTCGCGTGGTGGAGGCCTTCGCCCAGAAGCTTCCCCGCGCGCGGCTGCGTGTGGTGAGCATCGACTTCCTGATTGCCTCGGACGGGTTGTCCACGGGCGAGGTGGACGCGGCGCTGGCGCCCCAGATGGTGGCGGCGCGCGACGGCTACTTCTCCGAGGAGCTCTACCTCGAGGAGGTGGCCTTCCTCGTGCGCAAGGAGCATCCGCGCCTGCGCGGGTCGACGCTGACGAAGGAGGAGTTCAACGCCTCCCAGCACATCGGCATGGTCATCGCGCAGGGGCGTCCGGGCGTCGGCCACCGGTACTTCCAGGAGTTCTGCAAGGAGCACGGCCTGGAGTTCAACCCCACGCTGTCCGTCTCGCACTTCATCGCCGCGGGCATGGCCGTCACGCGCACGGACTACGTGGCGGGAATGCCGGGGCGCACCGCGGACGCGCTGTGCGCGATGCTGCCCGTCAAGCGGCTGCGCCTGGCCATCCACACGCCGCCCATGCTCATGTCGCTGATATGGCACGAGCGCACGCACGCGGACCCCGGCGCGCGCTACTTCCGGCAGCTGATGGTGGAGGTGTTGAAGGAGCACTCGATGACGCGGGCGGCGGAGCCTCGTGCGAAGCCGCCGGCCGCCGCGCGTCGGGCCCGGGGACGCTGA
- a CDS encoding pirin family protein: protein MSTTTQTLPPPTVPHALPRARTLESVHGGGPLHWVGDGFRVKTLVPSGGLTQERVSPFLLLDHHPPHAYPPLAKGQRGVGWHPHRGFETVSLAFQGVVAHRDNAGHSGVIGPGDVQWMTAASGILHEEFHEKAFSRHGGVFEFLQIWVNLPRADKRAAPGYQPITAAQIPTVPIEGGTVRVIAGDFADTRGPARTFTPITLLDVNVRAGTQLEVPLPRGHNAMVLVASGRVSSGGERATSGELAVFANDGEHLTLLAEEDTHLVVLAGEPIREPIFHMGPFVMNSQRELFQAIHDFETGRFGDLPEDAPGTTG from the coding sequence ATGAGCACCACGACCCAGACACTTCCTCCCCCCACCGTTCCCCATGCGCTTCCCCGCGCGCGGACGCTCGAGAGCGTCCACGGCGGCGGGCCCCTGCACTGGGTCGGTGACGGCTTCCGCGTCAAGACGCTCGTCCCCAGTGGCGGCCTCACCCAGGAGCGCGTCAGTCCCTTCCTGCTCCTGGACCACCATCCGCCGCACGCGTACCCGCCCCTCGCCAAGGGCCAGCGCGGCGTCGGCTGGCACCCGCACCGGGGCTTCGAGACCGTCTCGCTCGCCTTCCAGGGCGTCGTCGCGCACCGTGACAACGCGGGCCACTCGGGCGTCATCGGCCCGGGCGACGTGCAGTGGATGACGGCCGCGTCCGGCATCCTCCACGAGGAGTTCCATGAGAAGGCCTTCTCCCGCCACGGCGGCGTCTTCGAGTTCCTGCAGATCTGGGTGAACCTCCCTCGCGCCGACAAGCGGGCCGCCCCGGGCTACCAGCCCATCACCGCGGCCCAGATTCCGACCGTCCCCATCGAGGGCGGCACGGTGCGCGTCATCGCGGGCGACTTCGCCGACACCCGAGGCCCCGCCCGGACCTTCACGCCCATCACCCTGCTCGACGTCAACGTGCGAGCCGGAACCCAGCTCGAAGTCCCCCTGCCCCGTGGCCACAACGCCATGGTGCTCGTCGCCTCCGGCCGCGTGTCGTCCGGCGGTGAGCGGGCCACCTCCGGGGAGCTGGCCGTGTTCGCCAACGACGGCGAGCACCTGACGCTCCTCGCAGAGGAGGACACGCACCTGGTGGTCCTCGCGGGCGAGCCCATCCGCGAGCCCATCTTCCACATGGGCCCGTTCGTCATGAACAGCCAGCGCGAGCTGTTCCAGGCGATTCATGACTTCGAGACGGGCCGCTTCGGCGACCTCCCCGAGGATGCGCCCGGCACCACCGGGTAG